Within the Herbaspirillum sp. RTI4 genome, the region ACCTTTACAAAAACAATTTGATGCGAATCGTAATTTGCTGTCGGCACTGGTCGGCCGGACTCCCGGCGAGTCTTTGTCTTACCAATTCACGCTTGATGGCTTGATTCTTCCCGCCGAACTGCCCTTGTCTTTGCCTGCGCGTTTGCTTGAGCAACGTCCTGATGTGTTGATGGCCGAAGCGCAGTTACGGGCAGCGAATGCGCAAATCGGCGTTGCGGTAGCAGCACGTTTGCCGAATATCAATATCACGGCCAGCGGTGGCAATGCGGCAGTAAGAGCAGCGGATTTGTTTTCCGGCCCGACCACTTTTTGGAATCTGGCGGCATCGCTGACGCAACCCATTTTCGATGGCGGCACTTTGCGCCATAAACAAAAAGGGGCGGAAGCTGCCTACGATTTTTCTGCCGCGCAATATCGCAGCACAGTCATTGGCGCATTTCAAAATGTCGGCGATGCATTGCACGCGATTGAGTCCGATACCGCCGCATTGTTAGCGGCACAGCGGGCAGAACAGGCCGCTACTAAAACGACGCAGATCGCCAGACGTCAATGGCAATTAGGCGATATTAGCCGGCTGGCTTTATTCGCTGCTGAGCAGGCTACTGCGCAGTCCCGGTCGGCACTGGCGCAAGCGAAGGCCAGTCGTTTGAGTGATACGGCGGCCTTATTTCAGGCATTGGGTGGTGGTTGGTGGAATCGCCAGGAATCATTCGAACTTAATAATTAACTATAAAGCACCTTATGTTCCATCATAAAAAAAATATTCTGGCGAGTGTCGTGTTTGCGCATTTGTTCAGCTTGCCGCTCATAGCGCAAGCGCAGGAAGTCCTTGCTACCGCGTCGGAACTGCCGCCGATTCAGAATGAAGTCTGGAATGCAAAACTTCAGGGGACGTATATCTGGCAGAAGAAACCTTCTATCAATTCTCCATATGCCGGCACCAATAGCTTGCTGCCGCAATCCGAAACGGCTTACTCGTACACCTCGACGGCTTATTTTGGCTTGCGTTTGTGGCAAGGCGCTGAGTTATATTTCAATCCGGAAGCGACACAGTCAGTGGCGTTTTCTACTTTGCATGGTCTGGGTGGTTTGACTAACAGCGAACAGCAAAAGGGCGGTGGGGCAGTCGTCAAAACCTATGTGGCACGGATGTATCTGAAGCAGACGTTTGGCTTTGGTGGCGGGCAAGATGCTGTCGAATCGGGGCAAAACCAATTGGCCGGTATGGTCGATAAGCGGCGCCTGGTAATTACGGCCGGTAAATTGGCGGTGATCGATATTTTCGACAATAACGCCTATGCGCATGATGCGCGTACTCAGTTCACTAACTGGGCTTTCCTTACGCAAGGTGCATTCGATTATGCTGCCGACGAGAAGGGCTACACCGTCGGTATTGCTGCGGAATATTATTTTGACGAATGGGTATTTCGCGGCGGCCGTTTTGAAGTGCCTATCCTGTCGAATGGCCCGCAGCTCGATAGCAAACTGGCGACGCGGTATGGCGATCAGATTGAACTTGAGCACGCGCACACTCTGGCCGATCAGCCGGGAAAAATCCGTTTGCTGGCATTTCGCAACCGGGAAATCATGGGGAGTTTTACGGATGCTTTAGCCTATGCGCGCGCCAATGGCGGTACGCCGGATGTCGGTAATGTGCGTAAAGACAGTTTTAAAACCGGCTACGGACTTAATCTGGAACAGAGTTTGCGTTCTGATGTTGGTATGTTCGCCCGCGCCAGTTGGTCGGATGGAAAATCAGAAACTTACTCGTTTACTGAGATCGATAATTCGGTGTCGACCGGTATCGTCGTCAAGGGCGCACGCTGGGGCCGCGAGAGGGACTCTATTGGTCTGGCCGTTGCTCAGAACGGATTGAGTAAATCGCATCGGGATTATCTGGCGCAAGGTGGTTTGGGCGCATTCCTCGGTGATGGGCGACTCAATTACAAGTCGGAGAAAATTAGCGAGCTTTACTACAACGCCCGCGTGATTGACAGCACGTCTATGATGTTTGGATTTCAGCACATCGTTAATCCCGGATATAACGCCGACCGTGGGCCAGTGAACGTGATGACGGTGCGGGTGCATATCGAACTCTGATCAGCCGGGCAGAAATTCCTATTGGGGTCGGGCCGAAAAAACCGCTTTATTTGATGGGTTGTTTTTCAAGCTTGCGCGCCAGTGTGCGCCGGTGCATGCCCAGGCGACGGGCGGTTTCTGAGATGTTGAAATTGGTTTCCACCAGTACTTCGTGAATGCGCTCCCATTCGAGGGTCTTGATGGAGGTCGAGCGGTTGGTCAGTTCGACTTCGGCAACGCCGGCGATATGCCCAAATGCCGCTTCAATATCATCGGTGTTGGACGGCTTGGCCAGATACTGGCAGGCGCCGAGTTTGATCGCTTCGACTGCCGTAGTGATGCTGGCAAAGCCGGTCAGCACCACGATCAGCATCGAGGGATTGTGATTGTGCAGCATCTTCACGCATGCCAGACCGGAGGTGTTGTCGTTGAGTTTGAGATCGACCACCGCATAGCCTGGCGCATGCACCAGCAGTGTTTCCGCTTCTGCCATCGTCGCCGCAGAAAAAACGGTGTACCCGCGTCGCTCGAATGAACGCGCAAGGGTGCGCGAGAAAGCGGCATCATCTTCAATGATGAGAATACGTCGTTCAGTTGCCATCTTTGTTGCTGTCCTCTTTACCGTGCTCGTTACCGTCTTCCAGACTGATTGCGGCCAGCGGCAAGATGAGTTCAACCGACGCTCCGCCCTTGTCCTGATTACGCACCGACACGGTGCCTCCCAGTTTGCGCGCCACATTAACGACGAAGAACAGTCCTAATCCGCTGCCTGCCCGGCCCTTGCTCGAAACGTAGGGTTTGCCGAAATGTGCCAGTATCTCTGGGGTGAATCCCGGGCCGGTATCCGTAATTTTCAAGTGGATTGCGCCGGACTCCATCGTGACAGTCAGCGCAAGCCATTGGGGTGAGGCCTCCAGGGCATTGTCGAGTACATTGCAAATCATTTGCTTGAGCGCGGAATCGAAGACCACAGGAGCGTCCTGACCAATATGGTTTGCATAAATGAATGTACCAATCGCACGGGACGAGCGCCAATCGCTGGCAAGATCATTCAGGAAGGTATTGAGCGTCGTTCTTACCGACGATTCGCCACGCGCTTCTCCGGCTGACAGCAGAATGCCGCTGACGATGCTTTTGCATCGTTGCAATTGAAATTCCATGACGCCGAGCTCTTCCAGTAACTCGGGATGCGCGCGGAATTCGGGCATTCGTTTCCAGTCGCCCAAAATAACGGATAGGGTGGCCAGGGGAGTGCCGAGTTCATGCGCCGCGCCGGAAGCGAGCAGACCCATTCTGACGATGTGATCTTCTTCCGCCGCACGCTGGTTTAGTTCGACTAATTGCGTATCGCGTGCGCGCAGGTTGCGGCCAATGCGGGTAATAAAAATCACCAGCAAACCGGCATTGAGGACGAAGCAGATGACCATACCAAGAATAAACAGGCCGGACAATTCATGGTTATGGTCGGCGGGCAGTATCAGTGGCCGGGCAAACAACGCCAGTCCGGTCAGGCAGATGCTGGTGATGACGACGATGATCCAGGTGGACCATGCTTCCAGCAATACCGCGCTCAGGATCACTTGCAGCAAATAAAGAAAAACGAAGGGATTCGCCGTGCCGCCGCTCAGATACAGCTGTGCGGTGAGACTGCCGACATCAACAAGCAAGGCGAAAAATAATTCCCGGTTGCTGACGATTTGCGTTTCATGCCAGCGCAAATGGCTGGCGATATTGAAGGCGATGAGGCAGGCCAGAAAAGCCAGCATTGGCGGCATCGGGAGTTCAATGCCGAAGACCAGGGTCACAACAGAAATGGTGGTGATTTGCCCGACCACGGCCATCCAGCGAAGCTGGATCAGATGCATCATGTTCTTGTGGCCGGCGGCGAATTCAAAATCCGCTGCTACTGCACCTTTGTCATTGATTTTTGGGCCGCGTACCGGCATCTCGGTTTTATTAATGGTATTCAGTGGTTCCACTCTTTCAACTTGGCTGGTCGTCACCCCGCGACACATTTTTTCCCTTGCGGCTGACGTGCCAGCAAGCGCCGGCAAGCATAAGCGCAAGGACGTACCAAGTTATAGCATAAACAAAATGATTGTTGGCGAAGGCGATGATTGTGAGACCGCCCACCGGATAGTCTGGCGAGTCGGTGTCAGATTGGCTCTCGCCAGAGGGCTTGCTTGCGTCGGCATCAATAAAATAAGGTGCCACATTGTTCAGATTTTGTGCTGTGGCAATGGCTTGTACGTCGCGGGAATACCAGCGGCCGGAAGAGGGCGCGTTGCTGCGCAGAAAACCTCCATGCGGTTCGCTCATGCGGAGTAAACCACTCACCACCGTGATGTTGAAATCCTGTACCGATTTGCTGGAATTCGGGGTGACTTGAGCAGCCGTTGCAGCAGAAATGAAGCCGCGATTAATCAGCACGACGTTGCCGTCAGTTGTTTGCAGAGGGCTTATTAGCCAAAAGCCACTGCCAAGTCTGGTGACTGCCTGAACCTCCACGCTACGGTCGAGCAAAAAGCGACCTGTTACACGAACGTGTCGGTATTCATCGGATTGCGCGGTGATTGTTGGCCAGAGTCGCTGGCCGGGAGCATCAACCGCGGGAGCGCGTACTCTTTGTTCTACCCGTTCAATGAGATTGAGCTTCCACTGCAAACGAAAGAGCTGCCAGGTACCCAAAGCAAACAAGCAGGCAGTGATGAGCAAGATAGAAAAAAACAGCGCTAATTGCAAGGCTGTCCGCGGGGGAGGTGCGCCATTGGGCGCATCCCCGCGGCCGGTGCCAAGCGGCACCGGGTTCATGGCATGTTGCGCATTTCGCGTATGGAATCAGGCATGATGCCTGGCATCATATTGTGGTTCAGGTGATACATCACCCACAGCGAGCCGCTCATCATAATCACAACGATCAAGACTGTGAACAGAAGGGCCAGCATCGACCAACCACCTTCAGATTTGCCGTTCATGTGCAGGAAATACACCATATGCACGATGACTTGGATTGCTGCCAGACCCAACACAACCAGTCCGGTGGTGCTGGACTTGTCGAATACCTTGCCCATGACCAGCCAGAATGGAATAGCAGTCAGGATGACGGCGAGCACAAATCCGGTAAGGTAGCTTTTGAAGCTGCCATGATCGGCATGCATGTGCTGATCATCGTGGCCGGCGTCATGCGCCGGATGTTCCTGGTGCGCGCTCATGGCAACACTCCCATCAGATAGACAAAGGTGAAGACGCCAATCCAGATCACGTCCAGAAAGTGCCAGAACATCGACAGGCACATCACACGACGACGATTTTCAGGCGTGATGCCATGGCGTTTGAGTTGGAATATCAACGTGACCAGCCACAGGATGCCGAAACTGACGTGCAAACCGTGCGTGCCGACCAGCGCAAAGAAGCCCGTCAGAAAGCCGCTGCGTTGTGGACCGTTACCTTCAGCAATGAGGTGGGTGAATTCCGACAGTTCGAAATAAATAAACAACGCACCGAGCAGACCGGTAATGATGAGCCAGAACATGGTGCCGCGCAGACGTTCGCGTTGCATTTCCAGCATCGAGAAGCCGTAAGTAATCGACGACAGCAGCAGCAGCGCGGTGTTTAGCGCGACGACGGGTAGTTCGAATATTTGCGCGCCCGATGGACCGCCTGCATAGTTGCGACCGAGTACCGAATAAGCGGCAAACAGACAGGCAAAGATCAGGCAATCGCTCATCAGATAAATCCAGAAACCGAGCAAGGTGCCGTTTTCAGGATGGTGCTCCTGCACGTAATAACGTGTGCTTGAGTCAGTGTCTACGACACCGTTGGGGGGAGAGATAATTTCAGACATGGCTGCCTAACAAGCGTGTGCGGTTGTCTTCCGTGCTGGTAACTTCGTCAGCAGGGATGTAGTAATCGCGTTTGTAATTAAAGGTATGAATGATGATTGCCGCCAGCATTACTACAAGGCTCACGCCAGCCAACAACCACATTTGCCAGACCAGACAGAAACCGCATGCCGCACTGAGTCCGGCGATGATGATGCCGGCAGGGGTGTTCTTTGGCATATGGATCGCTTTAAAGCCTTTCAGCGGTCTGGTGTAGCCGTGTTTTTTCATGTCGGTCCAGGCGTCGATGTCATGCACCTTTGGGGTGAATGCAAAGTTGTAAGCCGGTGGTGGCGATGAGGTTGACCATTCCAGCGTACGACCGCCCCATGGATCGCCGGTATGGTCGCGCAGTGATTCGCGACGACGATAGCTGACCACGATCTGGATGATGAACGAGGCAATACCCAGTGCAATCAACACCGCACCGAAAGCAGCGATCTGGAACCAGATTTGCAATGATGGGTCCTCAAAGTGGCTGAGGCGGCGTGTGACACCCATCAGGCCCAGCACGTACAGCGGCATGAAAGCCATGTAGAAGCCGATGATCCAAAACCAGAATGAACATTTGCCCCAGAACGCATCGAGCTTGTAACCGAAGGCTTTTGGATACCAGTAGTTGATACCGGCAAACATACCGAACACGACACCGCCGATGATCACGTTATGGAAATGCGCAATCAAGAACAGGCTGTTATGCAGCACGAAGTCGGCCGGTGGCACTGCCAGCAAAACGCCAGTCATGCCGCCGATGACGAAAGTAATCATGAAACCGACCGCCCACAACATCGGCACTTCATAGCGAATGCGACCGCGATACATGGTGAACAGCCAGTTGAATAATTTCGCTCCGGTCGGGATCGAGATAATCATCGTGGTAATGCCGAAGAACGAATTGACGCTGGCACCAGAGCCCATGGTGAAGAAATGGTGCAGCCAGACCAGGTAAGACAGGATGGTGATGACGATGCTGGCATAGACCATCGAGGTGTAGCCGAACAGCCGCTTGCTGCTGAAAGTGGATACGACTTCCGAAAAAACGCCGAAGGCTGGCAATATCAGAATGTAGACTTCAGGATGACCCCATATCCAGATCAGATTGACATACATCATGGCGCTGCCGCCCATGTCATTCGTGAAGAAGTTGGTGCCGAGATTACGGTCGAGCCCAAGCATGGCGAGTACTGCCGTGAGGACAGGGAACGCTGCGACGATCAGTACGTTGGTGCACAAGGCGGTCCAGGTAAAGATCGGCATTTTCATCATGGTCATGCCTGGCGCACGCATTTTGACAATGGTGGCGATCAGGTTGATACCGGACAGTAAGGTCCCGACGCCGGCAATCTGCAGCGACCAGATGTAATAGTCAACCCCCACATCCGGGCTGTACAAAATACCCGACAGTGGCGGGTAAGCCAGCCAGCCGGTGCGAGCGAATTCGCCGACGAACAGGGAGACCATTACCAGACCACCACCGAAGGTAGTCATCCAGAAGCTGAAATTATTCAGGAAAGGGAAGGCGACATCACGTGCGCCGATCTGGAGCGGCACGACGTAGTTCATCAGACCCGTCACCAATGGCATGGCCACGAAGAAGATCATGATCACGCCATGCGCGGTAAAGACCTGGTCATAGTGATGCGGCGGTAGGAAGCCGGCAGAGTCGCCGAAGGCCAGTGCTTGTTGCAGACGCATCATCAATGCGTCTGCGAAACCGCGCAGCAACATGATGATAGCCAGCACGATGTACATGATGCCGATGCGTTTATGGTCGATGCTGGTAAACCAGTCGCGCCACAAGATGCCCCACACCCGGTAATAAGTCAGTGCGGCAAAAACTGCCAGTCCTCCGAGAGCAGCGAAGGCAAACGTCATCACTAATATCGGTTCGTGGATGGGAATGGCATCCCAGTTGAGCCGTCCGAAGATCAGCTTGGTTAAATCAATGTGGTCTAGCATGTGATACTTTCCGAGAAAAACGCGGGTAGGGCCAGTCGTAGCAAAAATCTTTAGAAAAAGCTGCCGGCAAGGCTTTGATGCAGGTAAAAATTTTTACTGTTCACTCAGGCTCCTTATTGCCTCTATCAATGTAGTAAGCGCTGAGGAGCCAGTCGTATCAGCGCGTCAGGATAGCGCTGATTCCTGTTTCCCGTTTTACCGGGGAAAATTCTGGTTTGTTCATCGCAATTTGCGAAGGGCTTTTACATACGCCGCCCAGAGCATCCATCGCCATCATTTCGTCCATGCACATCTTGCCGGACTCGACACAGCGGTTGAGGATCGCATGGTAAAGGCTGGCGTCAACCGAGCTGTAGCGGCGTGCCTGATCGCGAATGCTTGGTTTTTCAAGTTGCAGATAATCGTCGCGGTTCAGCTTGGTTTTGCCAGACTTGGTGGCTTGCACCCACTGATCAAAGTCGTCGGAACTCATGCCTTTGAATTTGAAGCGCATGTCTGAAAACCCGGCACCGCTGTAGTTGGCAGAAAATCCGTCAAATACGCCGGGCTTGTTGATGACCGCATTCAGTTCGGTTTGCATGCCAGGCATGGCGTAAATCTGTCCGGCAAGCGCAGGGATGTAGAACGAATTCATCACCGAAGAAGCCGTAATTTTGAAATGGATAGGCATATTTATCGGGGCGGCCAGT harbors:
- a CDS encoding efflux transporter outer membrane subunit, which produces MIYKNTLGLAVMLALGMLASGCAVGPDYKQPSLSPDAAYPAQKTGAGQQTIVSGMDIPAQWWELFQSKQLAAFVNEVLLKNPTLDAAKAALRVAHEASRAQAGAYYPTLAMGIEPSRQRIANTLASPAASGDNLYNLTTAQLSVSFTPDLFGANRRAVESLVAQEEVQRHELEAARLSLAANAVSAAITEAQLRAQIEAAQSVLSIQINIIKSYERQVELGQASQLDMALQQSVLAQAEAALPPLQKQFDANRNLLSALVGRTPGESLSYQFTLDGLILPAELPLSLPARLLEQRPDVLMAEAQLRAANAQIGVAVAARLPNINITASGGNAAVRAADLFSGPTTFWNLAASLTQPIFDGGTLRHKQKGAEAAYDFSAAQYRSTVIGAFQNVGDALHAIESDTAALLAAQRAEQAATKTTQIARRQWQLGDISRLALFAAEQATAQSRSALAQAKASRLSDTAALFQALGGGWWNRQESFELNN
- a CDS encoding carbohydrate porin yields the protein MFHHKKNILASVVFAHLFSLPLIAQAQEVLATASELPPIQNEVWNAKLQGTYIWQKKPSINSPYAGTNSLLPQSETAYSYTSTAYFGLRLWQGAELYFNPEATQSVAFSTLHGLGGLTNSEQQKGGGAVVKTYVARMYLKQTFGFGGGQDAVESGQNQLAGMVDKRRLVITAGKLAVIDIFDNNAYAHDARTQFTNWAFLTQGAFDYAADEKGYTVGIAAEYYFDEWVFRGGRFEVPILSNGPQLDSKLATRYGDQIELEHAHTLADQPGKIRLLAFRNREIMGSFTDALAYARANGGTPDVGNVRKDSFKTGYGLNLEQSLRSDVGMFARASWSDGKSETYSFTEIDNSVSTGIVVKGARWGRERDSIGLAVAQNGLSKSHRDYLAQGGLGAFLGDGRLNYKSEKISELYYNARVIDSTSMMFGFQHIVNPGYNADRGPVNVMTVRVHIEL
- a CDS encoding response regulator transcription factor, whose amino-acid sequence is MATERRILIIEDDAAFSRTLARSFERRGYTVFSAATMAEAETLLVHAPGYAVVDLKLNDNTSGLACVKMLHNHNPSMLIVVLTGFASITTAVEAIKLGACQYLAKPSNTDDIEAAFGHIAGVAEVELTNRSTSIKTLEWERIHEVLVETNFNISETARRLGMHRRTLARKLEKQPIK
- a CDS encoding ATP-binding protein; its protein translation is MPVRGPKINDKGAVAADFEFAAGHKNMMHLIQLRWMAVVGQITTISVVTLVFGIELPMPPMLAFLACLIAFNIASHLRWHETQIVSNRELFFALLVDVGSLTAQLYLSGGTANPFVFLYLLQVILSAVLLEAWSTWIIVVITSICLTGLALFARPLILPADHNHELSGLFILGMVICFVLNAGLLVIFITRIGRNLRARDTQLVELNQRAAEEDHIVRMGLLASGAAHELGTPLATLSVILGDWKRMPEFRAHPELLEELGVMEFQLQRCKSIVSGILLSAGEARGESSVRTTLNTFLNDLASDWRSSRAIGTFIYANHIGQDAPVVFDSALKQMICNVLDNALEASPQWLALTVTMESGAIHLKITDTGPGFTPEILAHFGKPYVSSKGRAGSGLGLFFVVNVARKLGGTVSVRNQDKGGASVELILPLAAISLEDGNEHGKEDSNKDGN
- a CDS encoding SURF1 family protein; this encodes MQLALFFSILLITACLFALGTWQLFRLQWKLNLIERVEQRVRAPAVDAPGQRLWPTITAQSDEYRHVRVTGRFLLDRSVEVQAVTRLGSGFWLISPLQTTDGNVVLINRGFISAATAAQVTPNSSKSVQDFNITVVSGLLRMSEPHGGFLRSNAPSSGRWYSRDVQAIATAQNLNNVAPYFIDADASKPSGESQSDTDSPDYPVGGLTIIAFANNHFVYAITWYVLALMLAGACWHVSRKGKNVSRGDDQPS
- the cyoD gene encoding cytochrome o ubiquinol oxidase subunit IV produces the protein MSAHQEHPAHDAGHDDQHMHADHGSFKSYLTGFVLAVILTAIPFWLVMGKVFDKSSTTGLVVLGLAAIQVIVHMVYFLHMNGKSEGGWSMLALLFTVLIVVIMMSGSLWVMYHLNHNMMPGIMPDSIREMRNMP
- the cyoC gene encoding cytochrome o ubiquinol oxidase subunit III, producing the protein MSEIISPPNGVVDTDSSTRYYVQEHHPENGTLLGFWIYLMSDCLIFACLFAAYSVLGRNYAGGPSGAQIFELPVVALNTALLLLSSITYGFSMLEMQRERLRGTMFWLIITGLLGALFIYFELSEFTHLIAEGNGPQRSGFLTGFFALVGTHGLHVSFGILWLVTLIFQLKRHGITPENRRRVMCLSMFWHFLDVIWIGVFTFVYLMGVLP
- the cyoB gene encoding cytochrome o ubiquinol oxidase subunit I, translating into MLDHIDLTKLIFGRLNWDAIPIHEPILVMTFAFAALGGLAVFAALTYYRVWGILWRDWFTSIDHKRIGIMYIVLAIIMLLRGFADALMMRLQQALAFGDSAGFLPPHHYDQVFTAHGVIMIFFVAMPLVTGLMNYVVPLQIGARDVAFPFLNNFSFWMTTFGGGLVMVSLFVGEFARTGWLAYPPLSGILYSPDVGVDYYIWSLQIAGVGTLLSGINLIATIVKMRAPGMTMMKMPIFTWTALCTNVLIVAAFPVLTAVLAMLGLDRNLGTNFFTNDMGGSAMMYVNLIWIWGHPEVYILILPAFGVFSEVVSTFSSKRLFGYTSMVYASIVITILSYLVWLHHFFTMGSGASVNSFFGITTMIISIPTGAKLFNWLFTMYRGRIRYEVPMLWAVGFMITFVIGGMTGVLLAVPPADFVLHNSLFLIAHFHNVIIGGVVFGMFAGINYWYPKAFGYKLDAFWGKCSFWFWIIGFYMAFMPLYVLGLMGVTRRLSHFEDPSLQIWFQIAAFGAVLIALGIASFIIQIVVSYRRRESLRDHTGDPWGGRTLEWSTSSPPPAYNFAFTPKVHDIDAWTDMKKHGYTRPLKGFKAIHMPKNTPAGIIIAGLSAACGFCLVWQMWLLAGVSLVVMLAAIIIHTFNYKRDYYIPADEVTSTEDNRTRLLGSHV
- the cyoA gene encoding ubiquinol oxidase subunit II, which encodes MSTLNARRVLALTPAILLTGCNMVVMNPSGDIAAQQSNLIIISTALMLLIIVPVLALTILFAWRYRHNNTAAVYEPEWDHSTKLELIIWGAPLLIIIALGLLTWINTHTLDPYRKLSRLDATLPITSETKTLNVEVVALDWKWLFIYPDLGIATVNELAAPINMPIHFKITASSVMNSFYIPALAGQIYAMPGMQTELNAVINKPGVFDGFSANYSGAGFSDMRFKFKGMSSDDFDQWVQATKSGKTKLNRDDYLQLEKPSIRDQARRYSSVDASLYHAILNRCVESGKMCMDEMMAMDALGGVCKSPSQIAMNKPEFSPVKRETGISAILTR